A single window of Methylomarinum sp. Ch1-1 DNA harbors:
- a CDS encoding AsmA family protein, translating into MGKPLKILLTVIATLVLLIMVAAVVLPFVIDPNDFKPQIQAVVKDHTGRELSIEGDLELSIFPWIGLSTGRLSLSNAEGFNGKPFAEIEQSDIKVKLLPLLSKQVEVNRIVLKGLALNLAKNKQGVTNWDDLVPAKEEKKTSAAEEKPSSPKTDTSSALAALAIGGLSIEDANIVWDDRQAGKHTEIKDFNLVTDELAFAEPIGIDLSLTLINQEPQLTEHLSFTTDAVINEKFDIIKLNGLQLNSETSGKAIPGEKLQATLQSEVAIDLTQQTLDISKLKLSSGDLMVNADIKGTQIKDKPVFQGPISIAEFNLAKLLKDMSIALPAMQDGDALSSLSANFNLQATDTSVTMQNLQLKLDDSTLKGSAGIKNFATQAIVFDLNLDAIDADRYMPPAKPQAKGGKTGAASSAAVAAAGAALLPVDTLRGLNANGNLAIGKLKINNLSMQDIRLKLNAANGVVKTEQVINKLYQGAFSGNTTINVKGSRPTIALREALNNVQVESLLQDLQGGKSKMSGIVNLNADLRGSGNSVAAIKSSLDGKLDFNFKDGVIRGFNLQKMIDNTKALIEGSPLPTENKNDQTVFSVISGSATVNDGLVRNNDLQALSSRVHVDGEGTANLVNEKLDYKIHGKLIKKATGDQPEKVKGVPLIIKIGGTFNKPSYTLDVPAMLLEKNKGKIEEKKEEVLKKLDEKLGPGASDLLKGLFR; encoded by the coding sequence ATGGGCAAGCCGCTTAAAATCCTGTTAACAGTTATCGCAACCTTAGTACTGTTAATCATGGTTGCCGCCGTCGTGTTACCTTTTGTTATCGACCCCAATGATTTTAAGCCGCAAATCCAGGCAGTCGTCAAAGACCATACCGGGCGCGAACTCAGCATCGAGGGAGACCTGGAGCTGTCGATATTTCCATGGATAGGACTGTCAACCGGACGGTTGTCCTTGAGCAATGCCGAGGGCTTCAACGGCAAGCCCTTCGCCGAGATAGAACAAAGCGATATCAAGGTTAAATTGCTGCCGCTGTTGTCGAAACAGGTGGAGGTCAATCGCATTGTGCTTAAGGGCTTGGCGCTCAATTTGGCCAAGAACAAGCAAGGAGTTACTAACTGGGATGATCTGGTTCCGGCAAAGGAAGAAAAGAAAACCTCTGCGGCCGAGGAAAAACCATCCTCGCCCAAGACCGATACCAGCAGCGCGCTTGCCGCACTGGCGATAGGCGGTCTGTCGATCGAAGACGCCAATATCGTCTGGGACGATCGGCAAGCGGGTAAACATACCGAGATCAAGGATTTTAACCTGGTCACCGACGAACTGGCATTTGCCGAACCGATAGGCATCGATTTGTCGTTGACGCTGATCAATCAAGAACCGCAGTTGACCGAACATCTCAGTTTCACGACCGATGCGGTCATCAATGAAAAATTCGATATCATCAAGCTGAATGGCTTGCAGTTGAATAGCGAGACCAGTGGTAAAGCGATACCCGGAGAAAAGCTTCAGGCTACGCTGCAATCCGAGGTCGCTATCGATTTGACGCAGCAAACCCTGGATATCTCTAAGTTGAAGCTTAGTTCCGGCGATTTAATGGTCAATGCCGACATCAAGGGCACGCAAATCAAAGATAAGCCGGTTTTCCAGGGACCGATCAGTATTGCCGAATTCAACTTGGCTAAATTGCTGAAAGACATGAGCATTGCGCTGCCGGCGATGCAGGACGGCGACGCCCTGAGCAGCTTGTCGGCCAATTTCAATCTTCAGGCGACGGATACCAGCGTCACCATGCAGAATCTACAGCTGAAACTGGATGACAGCACCTTAAAAGGCTCCGCCGGCATCAAAAACTTCGCGACTCAGGCGATTGTTTTCGATCTTAACCTGGATGCTATCGATGCCGACCGTTATATGCCGCCGGCCAAGCCACAAGCTAAAGGCGGAAAAACGGGCGCCGCATCATCCGCCGCGGTGGCTGCGGCCGGCGCGGCGTTACTGCCTGTCGATACCCTGCGGGGATTGAATGCCAACGGTAATCTGGCGATCGGTAAGTTGAAAATCAACAACTTGAGCATGCAGGATATTCGTTTGAAACTGAATGCCGCCAACGGTGTAGTCAAAACCGAGCAGGTTATTAACAAGCTGTATCAAGGCGCTTTTTCAGGAAACACGACGATTAATGTCAAGGGCAGCCGCCCTACGATCGCGTTGCGTGAAGCGCTGAACAATGTTCAGGTCGAGTCCTTATTGCAGGATCTGCAGGGAGGGAAAAGCAAAATGTCCGGCATCGTTAATCTGAACGCCGATCTGCGCGGCTCCGGGAACAGCGTGGCGGCGATCAAATCCTCGCTGGACGGCAAGCTCGATTTCAACTTCAAGGATGGGGTGATCAGAGGCTTCAATCTGCAAAAGATGATCGATAACACGAAGGCGCTGATTGAGGGGTCGCCGCTGCCGACCGAAAACAAGAATGATCAGACCGTGTTTTCGGTCATCAGCGGGTCGGCGACGGTTAATGACGGCCTGGTGAGAAATAATGACCTGCAAGCGCTGTCTTCAAGAGTGCATGTTGACGGCGAAGGCACGGCAAACCTGGTTAATGAAAAACTGGATTATAAAATCCACGGCAAATTGATCAAAAAAGCGACCGGCGATCAGCCCGAAAAGGTAAAAGGCGTGCCGTTGATCATTAAAATCGGTGGAACATTTAATAAACCGTCTTATACACTGGATGTACCGGCGATGCTGTTGGAGAAAAACAAAGGCAAGATCGAAGAGAAGAAAGAAGAAGTGCTGAAAAAACTGGATGAAAAACTGGGTCCTGGCGCCAGCGATTTGCTCAAGGGGCTTTTCAGATAA
- the mutY gene encoding A/G-specific adenine glycosylase, whose translation MTPEIFQRRILGWFDRHGRKDLPWQQNINPYRVWVSEIMLQQTQVATVIPYFQRFMVRFPDVFRLAEAPLDEVLQHWAGLGYYARARNLHKSARIVADNGGVFPDTLDSMSELPGIGRSTAGAILSIACGQSHPILDGNVRRVLARFHGIHGWSGDSKVNKELWSVSRRYTPLQRTADYTQAMMDMGATLCTRSKPNCDGCPLGTACFAFRENKTDVLPTPKPRQKIPVKQAFWLLLKNDEQQVLLQKRPPSGIWGGLWSLPEFVSLAELQQWCLEKNYPVRRLRELASQRHTFSHYHLDYTAVIVESENPNNNVMEANLAVWYKTSQIDSLGLPAPVKRLLQDQQIEEEYDENG comes from the coding sequence ATGACACCTGAAATATTCCAACGCCGCATCCTCGGCTGGTTTGACCGGCACGGCCGCAAAGACCTGCCCTGGCAGCAAAACATCAATCCCTACCGGGTTTGGGTTTCGGAAATCATGCTGCAGCAAACCCAGGTCGCGACGGTGATCCCCTACTTTCAGCGCTTCATGGTCCGTTTCCCGGATGTGTTCAGACTGGCCGAGGCGCCGCTCGATGAGGTTTTGCAGCACTGGGCGGGTCTCGGTTACTACGCCCGAGCCAGAAATCTGCATAAATCCGCGCGTATCGTCGCCGACAATGGCGGCGTGTTTCCAGACACCCTAGACTCGATGAGTGAGTTGCCCGGCATCGGCCGTTCCACCGCCGGGGCGATATTGAGCATCGCCTGTGGACAAAGTCATCCGATCTTGGATGGCAACGTCAGGCGGGTATTGGCTCGTTTTCATGGCATACATGGCTGGTCCGGCGACAGCAAGGTCAATAAGGAATTGTGGAGCGTCAGTCGTCGTTACACGCCGCTGCAACGCACTGCCGATTACACCCAGGCGATGATGGATATGGGGGCGACGCTATGCACCCGGAGTAAGCCCAATTGCGATGGCTGTCCGTTGGGCACTGCTTGTTTTGCCTTTCGGGAAAATAAAACCGATGTGTTGCCGACCCCGAAGCCGCGCCAGAAAATACCGGTGAAACAAGCCTTTTGGCTGCTGTTGAAAAACGACGAACAACAAGTATTGTTACAAAAAAGACCGCCTAGCGGCATCTGGGGCGGATTATGGAGTTTGCCCGAATTCGTCAGTCTGGCGGAATTGCAGCAGTGGTGTCTAGAGAAAAATTATCCGGTGCGACGCCTTCGAGAATTGGCTAGCCAGCGCCATACCTTCTCTCACTATCATCTCGACTATACCGCCGTCATCGTCGAGAGTGAAAACCCCAATAATAATGTGATGGAAGCAAATCTGGCAGTCTGGTATAAAACCAGTCAAATTGACTCATTAGGTTTACCTGCGCCGGTAAAGAGATTATTGCAGGATCAACAGATAGAGGAAGAGTATGACGAGAATGGTTAA
- a CDS encoding oxidative damage protection protein — MTRMVKCVKLGIEAEGLEQPPFPGPKGQYIYEHVSKQAWQEWLNMQTMIINEQRLASFDPRSKKILEEEREKFLFSGGFEMPEGYVPQKD, encoded by the coding sequence ATGACGAGAATGGTTAAATGCGTGAAACTGGGGATTGAAGCGGAAGGTTTGGAACAACCGCCGTTTCCCGGCCCGAAAGGACAATATATTTATGAGCATGTGTCGAAACAGGCTTGGCAGGAATGGCTGAACATGCAGACTATGATTATTAACGAGCAGCGTTTGGCCAGCTTCGATCCCAGATCGAAGAAGATCCTGGAAGAAGAAAGGGAAAAATTTCTGTTTTCCGGTGGATTCGAAATGCCGGAAGGCTACGTGCCGCAAAAAGACTGA
- the rho gene encoding transcription termination factor Rho: protein MNLSELKLKPINEIISIAESLGLDNIARARKQELIFAILKSQAKSGEDIYGDGVLEILQDGFGFLRTPGCSYLAGPDDIYVSPSQIRRFGLRTGDTVSGKIRPPKDSERYFAMLKVESINFEAPEHAKHKILFSNLTPLFANKRFRLEQGNGSSEDLTGRIIDLVAPIGKGQRGLIVSPPKAGKTMIMQNIAHSIAENNPECYLIVLLIDERPEEVTEMERCVRGEVVSSTFDEPATRHVQVAEMVIEKARRLVEHKHDVVILLDSITRLARAYNMVVPSSGKLLSGGVDANALEKPKRFFGAARNIEEGGSLTILATALIDTGSRMDEVIYEEFKGTGNMELHLERKIAEKRIYPAININRSGTRREEYLVEPEELQKTWILRKILQPMDEMAASEFLLGKLKDFKTNAEFFESMKR from the coding sequence ATGAATCTTTCCGAGTTAAAACTAAAACCGATTAATGAAATTATTTCCATTGCCGAATCTTTAGGCCTTGATAATATCGCCAGAGCCCGAAAGCAGGAATTAATTTTTGCCATTCTGAAAAGCCAGGCAAAAAGTGGTGAAGATATTTATGGTGATGGCGTACTGGAAATACTGCAGGATGGTTTCGGCTTTTTACGAACTCCCGGCTGTTCTTATCTTGCCGGCCCCGATGACATCTATGTTTCCCCCAGTCAGATAAGGCGATTCGGTCTGCGCACCGGCGACACCGTCAGCGGTAAAATCAGGCCGCCAAAGGACAGTGAACGTTATTTCGCGATGCTGAAGGTCGAAAGCATCAACTTCGAAGCCCCGGAACACGCCAAGCATAAAATCCTCTTTTCCAACCTCACCCCCTTATTCGCCAATAAACGCTTTAGACTAGAGCAGGGCAACGGCTCCAGCGAAGACCTGACAGGCCGCATCATCGACTTGGTGGCGCCTATCGGCAAAGGACAACGGGGGCTGATCGTATCGCCGCCCAAAGCCGGTAAGACGATGATCATGCAGAATATCGCCCACTCTATCGCCGAAAACAATCCAGAATGCTATCTGATCGTGTTATTGATCGATGAACGTCCGGAAGAGGTGACCGAGATGGAGCGTTGCGTGCGCGGCGAGGTGGTTTCCAGCACCTTTGACGAACCCGCCACGCGTCATGTCCAGGTCGCCGAAATGGTCATCGAAAAAGCCCGTCGTCTTGTTGAGCACAAACACGATGTCGTTATTCTGTTAGACTCGATCACCCGTCTGGCGAGGGCTTACAACATGGTGGTGCCGTCTTCCGGCAAACTGCTGTCGGGCGGCGTCGACGCCAATGCACTGGAGAAACCGAAACGCTTTTTCGGTGCGGCTAGAAATATCGAAGAGGGCGGCAGTCTGACCATCCTCGCGACCGCCTTGATCGATACCGGCTCACGCATGGATGAAGTGATCTACGAAGAATTCAAAGGCACCGGCAACATGGAATTGCATCTGGAACGCAAAATCGCCGAAAAACGCATCTATCCCGCGATCAACATCAATCGCTCCGGCACACGTCGCGAGGAATACCTAGTCGAGCCGGAAGAACTGCAAAAAACCTGGATTCTGCGCAAAATACTGCAGCCGATGGATGAAATGGCCGCTTCGGAATTTTTGCTGGGCAAACTGAAAGACTTTAAAACCAACGCAGAATTTTTCGAATCGATGAAGCGGTAA
- the trxA gene encoding thioredoxin TrxA, producing the protein MSDLVLHVSDADFNETVIKASGPVLVDYWAEWCGPCKMIAPVLDEVAAEYEGKLTVAKLNIDENPEAPQHYGVRGIPTLMIFKDGEVEATKVGALTKSQLTDFIDSNI; encoded by the coding sequence GTGAGTGACTTAGTCCTTCATGTATCAGATGCGGATTTTAACGAAACAGTGATTAAGGCCAGTGGCCCTGTTCTGGTCGACTACTGGGCTGAATGGTGCGGCCCATGCAAAATGATTGCACCAGTGCTGGATGAAGTTGCTGCTGAATACGAAGGTAAATTGACAGTGGCAAAGCTGAATATCGACGAAAATCCCGAAGCCCCTCAACACTATGGTGTGCGAGGCATTCCCACCTTAATGATTTTCAAAGATGGCGAAGTGGAAGCAACTAAGGTTGGCGCTTTAACCAAGTCACAATTAACCGATTTCATCGATAGCAACATCTGA